The window TCGACGGCCTGCGGCTTCTCGTCCGAGCGGTCGTCGACGGCGCCACAAGATGCCCGGTCTCGACGGCCTCCTCATCGGTGGCCTGGAAGACGAGTCGCGGTGCGCCGGGCGCGTCAGCCGATCGGGGGCCAGGTCGGGGTTGGCGGGGTGGTTGGGGAAGCTGGCGCGACCTCGAACCACACGGTCTTTCCATCGGGATGTCGCTGGACTCCCCAGCGGGTCGCGAGCGTGTCGATCAGCTGGATGCCCCGGCCGTTCGTGTCGTCGGGCCGCGCGGGCACGGCGACGGGCGGGCGGGCGGTGCCATCGGTGACTTCCACGCGGATGCCGCCGGCCGAGACCCGGATGACCAGGCGCGCGGGAGGGCCGCCATGCACGATGGCGTTCGTCACGGTCTCGCTGGCCAGCAACATGGCCGTCTCGCAGGTGTCGGTGCCCAGGTCGGCGCCTCGACACAACCGTCGCACGGCGTGCCGGGTCTCGCGGACGGCCGTCGGATCGGACACGATCCAGAACTCCTCGGCCCGCTCGCTCACCACGTCGGCAGCCAGCGTCGCGATCGGGACCTGTGCCTACGCCACCTCACGTCGACTGATCCGACGACTGATCGCGGGCCGGCGTGGGCGGGACAGCGTGGGGCGAGTGAGCATTTCTCGCGTCCAGCCATTTTGCCTTCCCGATTCCATTGTTCCGGGCCGGTGTCCTATGGATGTTCTGGTGCTTCTGGCTGTTCTGGTGCTTCCCGCCGGGCGGACGACGTACTGATGTGAGGTGGGCGGACGGCCCCGTCTCGGGACCGCCCGCCCACTTGGACCGTGATCCGCCATCGACCGAAGGCGCCGCGGGA of the Pseudofrankia saprophytica genome contains:
- a CDS encoding ATP-binding protein, with amino-acid sequence MSERAEEFWIVSDPTAVRETRHAVRRLCRGADLGTDTCETAMLLASETVTNAIVHGGPPARLVIRVSAGGIRVEVTDGTARPPVAVPARPDDTNGRGIQLIDTLATRWGVQRHPDGKTVWFEVAPASPTTPPTPTWPPIG